From Penicillium psychrofluorescens genome assembly, chromosome: 1, one genomic window encodes:
- a CDS encoding uncharacterized protein (ID:PFLUO_000026-T1.cds;~source:funannotate), whose product MFIVAFSSRPERVKDTFRNLKETGECVINAVSENMIEAVNATSIDAPYGVSEWDVSGLHELPSTTVNPARVAESVFNIEGKVIDIKEFSDHQQPGMSIAANVFIKATRFWVKEGRADPDYSHIDLDKLGSSAS is encoded by the coding sequence ATGTTTATTGTCGCGTTCTCTTCGCGGCCCGAACGCGTGAAGGATACTTTTCGGAATCTAAAAGAGACTGGGGAATGTGTAATCAACGCGGTGTCCGAGAACATGATCGAGGCTGTGAATGCGACCTCGATTGATGCGCCTTACGGTGTGTCAGAGTGGGATGTCTCTGGTCTTCATGAATTACCTTCTACCACGGTGAACCCAGCGCGTGTCGCAGAGTCAGTCTTCAACATTGAGGGCAAAGTGATCGACATCAAAGAATTCAGCGACCATCAACAGCCCGGAATGAGCATTGCGGCGAATGTTTTCATCAAGGCTACCAGGTTCTGGGTGAAAGAGGGTAGGGCCGATCCAGATTATAGCCACATCGATCTGGACAAATTGGGCTCGTCGGCCAGTTAG
- a CDS encoding uncharacterized protein (ID:PFLUO_000027-T1.cds;~source:funannotate), which produces MAPLDAIPVVPLAAIVLLAYPLWVVVYNLYWSPLSKFPGPRIAAVTNLPNLYWTTTGQYHWKLKELHDKYGDIVRTGPKMLVYRSPQAWRDIYSHRKSGAGSFVKDPEFYLQGPRGPNILNANDTDHSRTRRLLSHAFSERALRDQEDLVQSYVDTLVERLQGEVSASRGTVDMTRWYNFTTFDIIGDLAFGEPFGCLRESQYHPWVKMVFVSTKVLALQRPLAIYPILAPIVRQFLPKRLTKMRQEHFALCTEKVHRRLEVKTDRPDFWTYIMRYNDERSLTTVEMESNAALLILAGSETTASLLSGFTYYTLTNPRAHQKLLHEIRGTFKSIHEINFQSVSQLTYLVAALEESLRVYPPVPSIIPRVVPKGGALIDGEFVPEGISVSGAHFSTYHAESLFAEPDSFIPERWLESRDKRFESDNRGALQAFSLGPRNCLGRNLAYAEMRLIAAKMLWTFDMAMDEGSAGWDSQRSYNIWERKPLMVKLSRAQH; this is translated from the exons ATGGCGCCTCTTGACGCGATACCCGTCGTCCCTCTCGCGGCTATTGTT CTGCTGGCATATCCGCTCTGGGTTGTAGTCTACAACCTCTACTGGAGCCCGCTGTCGAAATTCCCAGGGCCAAGAATCGCCGCAGTCACCAACCTCCCGAACCTGTATTGGACAACGACAGGGCAATATCACTGGAAGCTCAAAGAGCTGCATGATAAGTATGGAGACATCGTTCGCACAGGCCCCAAAATGCTCGTCTACCGGAGTCCGCAAGCATGGAGAGATATCTACAGCCACCGCAAGTCCGGAGCTGGGTCGTTCGTCAAGGACCCAGAGTTTTATCTTCAGGGGCCACGAGGACCAAACATTCTCAATGCCAATGACACAGACCACTCGCGAACAAGGAGACTTCTTTCGCATGCATTTTCCGAAAGGGCCTTGAGGGACCAGGAGGACCTGGTTCAAAGCTATGTCGATACGCTGGTGGAGCGACTGCAGGGAGAAGTCTCGGCCTCTCGGGGAACTGTTGATATGACTCGCTGGTATAACTTCACCACATTTGACATTATTGGGGACTTGGCCTTTGGTGAACCTTTCGGGTGCTTGCGAGAAAGTCAATACCATCCATGGGTCAAAATGGTCTTTGTGAGCACCAAGGTCCTAGCACTCCAACGACCTCTGGCAATTTATCCTATTCTGGCACCTATTGTGAGACAATTTCTACCCAAAAGGCTCACGAAAATGCGACAAGAGCATTTTGCCTTGTGCACAGAAAAGGTCCATCGTCGACTGGAAGTCAAGACCGATCGACCAGATTTCTGGACATACATAATGCGATATAATGATGAACGGTCTTTGACAACGGTGGAAATGGAATCAAACGCGGCGCTTTTGATCCTTGCTGGGAGTGAAACTACCGCTAGTCTACTTTCCGGTTTCACTTACTATACCCTGACGAACCCCAGGGCTCATCAAAAGCTCTTGCACGAGATCCGGGGAACGTTCAAATCTATCCATGAGATTAATTTTCAAAGCGTAAGTCAATTGACTTACCTTGTTGCGGCTCTTGAAGAAAGTCTGCGGGTTTATCCGCCTGTTCCTTCTATAATCCCTCGGGTAGTGCCAAAGGGCGGCGCTTTGATAGACGGAGAATTTGTCCCAGAAGGC ATCTCTGTTTCGGGTGCTCATTTTTCTACTTATCATGCCGAATCCCTTTTCGCCGAACCAGACTCATTCATTCCCGAGCGCTGGTTGGAGAGCAGAGACAAGCGTTTCGAATCAGACAATCGGGGCGCACTCCAGGCCTTCTCGCTTGGGCCCCGCAATTGTCTTGGGAGAAA CCTCGCCTATGCGGAAATGCGCCTCATCGCGGCGAAGATGCTATGGACCTTTGACATGGCTATGGACGAGGGCTCGGCTGGCTGGGACAGCCAAAGGTCATATAACATCTGGGAAAGAAAGCCATTGATGGTGAAGCTGTCACGCGCGCAGCATTAA
- a CDS encoding uncharacterized protein (ID:PFLUO_000028-T1.cds;~source:funannotate): protein MNSPNVLIVGATGGVGGSLLRQLLALPRPPSIRVSTRNLAKAEFPSSVQAVQGDLEDASSYPMLFRGIDRVFMYAKPEVSFPQLLSAARDCGVTYMVLLSSMTVEFDPESIVGRLHREVEHAIKASGLQYTFLRPRNFSSNSRQFWVPQMEKTGKLWMAYPNAQTAPVSEDDMAGVALVSLTTDKLLNQAVGLSGPVSISQREQVNAINRLRVSEGKKPVELIILSPEEWKARQAGHMSAEFQDQLLTWWELTDGKPEMIQSSERITGKPSQSYDDWLLLNKAGFLKF, encoded by the coding sequence ATGAATTCGCCTAATGTGCTTATTGTTGGTGCTACTGGTGGTGTGGGAGGTTCACTACTTCGACAACTCCTTGCCTTGCCTCGACCTCCGTCCATCCGCGTGTCAACGCGGAACTTGGCCAAAGCGGAATTTCCTTCCAGCGTTCAAGCCGTTCAAGGCGACCTCGAGGATGCTTCGTCCTATCCAATGCTCTTCCGGGGTATTGACCGTGTTTTCATGTATGCCAAACCCGAAGTATCGTTTCCGCAGCTCCTCTCAGCAGCCCGGGACTGTGGCGTGACTTATATGGTGCTCTTGTCTTCGATGACAGTCGAATTTGACCCAGAAAGCATTGTAGGAAGGTTGCATCGCGAAGTGGAACATGCGATCAAGGCATCCGGATTACAGTACACTTTCCTTCGGCCCCGTaacttctcctccaacagCAGGCAGTTCTGGGTCCCGCAGATGGAAAAAACCGGAAAGCTTTGGATGGCATATCCCAATGCACAAACCGCACCTGTCTCGGAGGATGATATGGCAGGGGTTGCACTTGTGAGTCTCACAACCGACAAGCTCCTCAATCAAGCCGTTGGCCTCAGTGGCCCCGTCTCGATCAGTCAGCGAGAGCAGGTGAATGCCATCAACCGTCTGCGGGTATCAGAGGGCAAGAAGCCTGTTGAGTTGATCATTCTTTCTCCCGAAGAGTGGAAAGCTCGGCAAGCTGGTCATATGTCTGCTGAATTCCAGGATCAGCTCCTTACATGGTGGGAGTTGACGGATGGCAAACCCGAAATGATCCAGTCCTCAGAGCGCATCACGGGTAAGCCGTCCCAGTCATATGACGATTGGTTGCTTCTAAACAAAGCTGGATTTTTGAAATTTTGA
- a CDS encoding uncharacterized protein (ID:PFLUO_000029-T1.cds;~source:funannotate): MAVRPVGRPARNVQHLVVSASLRDETGTRAAIGLSGNLTASVRSRTDTAMSGYAKFSRLTILQPGRYRLRVMLSAASYNGVVTKEYVDSGIIHVNASVSASQPLSPIQVARLQRLTAENIDISAADIAAWQRA, translated from the exons ATGGCCGTGCGACCTGTGGGCAGACCGGCGCGGAACGTGCAGCATCTCGTAGTCAGCGCCTCATTGCGTGACGAGACTGGCACAAGAGCCGCAATCGGGTTGAGCGGCAATCTGACTGCTAGTGTGCGTAGTCGCACAGATACGGCCATGAGCGGATACGCCAAATTCAGCCGACTCACCATCCTGCAGCCAGGCAGGTATCGCCTGCGTGTAATGCTCAGTGCTGCATCCTACAACGGTGTCGTGACTAAAGAGTATGTCGATTCGGGTATCATCCATGTGAATGCATCTGTGTCGGCTTCCCAACCTCTAT CTCCGATACAGGTGGCGCGGCTCCAGCGGCTGACCGCCGAAAACATAGATATCTCTGCGGCGGACATTGCAGCATGGCAACGGGCATGA
- a CDS encoding uncharacterized protein (ID:PFLUO_000030-T1.cds;~source:funannotate), translating into MSSATTPTVAVLYQALAPPTYDGVSKPPKPGGYRDSGSDIAYTLSRTGIPVLTPVEAPDPANENHWCFPDTEEGILSAVGKGATHLWANTVLFAAHPLQTSSLLDACESSLKVVGQPPQCFDMYDDKSFLNDALRRRGLRFPRSWTVYDPLLVTPTSQRDSDKNLPTVLALIPESDYPLVAKPVRGRGSHGVKICYTRADLAEHVSGLFDESPRVLVEEYLSGEEGTVTVLPPSMCSNEPTDCAGHKALPPVVRFNHVDGIAPYSGKVAVTANSHAVSAVARDADPAYADIMKQCEAVGDLLHATAPLRIDIRRFAPRSPFALFDINMKPNITGPGRPGRDDQASLMSLAASELGWEYSTFLQYVLGTAQPLRNLRQYISPLLE; encoded by the exons CCCCCCACATATGACGGGGTGAGCAAACCGCCGAAGCCTGGAG GATATCGCGATTCGGGCTCAGATATCGCGTACACGCTATCTCGTACTGGTATCCCCGTACTGACACCCGTGGAAGCACCAGATCCGGCAAACGAGAACCACTGGTGCTTCCCTGACACCGAGGAGGGCATTCTCTCCGCCGTGGGAAAGGGCGCCACCCATCTGTGGGCTAACACTGTGCTCTTTGCGGCGCATCCCTTACAGACCTCGTCGCTGCTAGATGCATGCGAGTCCAGTCTCAAGGTGGTCGGCCAGCCGCCACAGTGCTTTGATATGTATGACGATAAGTCATTTTTGAACGACGCACTTCGTCGTCGGGGGTTGAGATTTCCGCGTTCGTGGACTGTCTATGATCCCCTTTTGGTGACTCCCACATCTCAAAGGGACTCAGACAAGAATCTACCTACCgttctcgccctcatccCAGAGTCAGATTATCCTCTAGTAGCCAAACCCGTTCGCGGCCGGGGCAGTCACGGAGTAAAAATATGCTACACCCGCGCCGATCTGGCAGAGCATGTGTCGGGCTTGTTCGACGAGTCCCCACGCGTGCTCGTCGAAGAGTACCTGAGCGGAGAGGAAGGGACCGTTACCGTCCTGCCGCCGTCGATGTGTTCAAATGAGCCCACGGATTGTGCAGGCCACAAGGCTCTTCCACCTGTCGTGCGCTTTAATCATGTCGATGGCATTGCTCCGTACAGTGGGAAAGTGGCGGTGACAGCCAACTCGCACGCTGTTTCGGCTGTGGCCCGTGATGCTGATCCGGCCTATGCGGATATCATGAAGCAGTGTGAGGCCGTTGGAGACCTGTTGCACGCGACAGCTCCTCTTCGCATTGATATTCGAAGGTTTGCGCCGAGGTCGCCTTTTGCCTTGTTTGATATTAATATGAAGCCT AATATCACTGGCCCTGGCCGACCCGGCCGCGACGACCAGGCGAGTTTAATGAGTCTTGCAGCCAGCGAGCTGGGCTGGGAGTATTCTACATTTCTGCAGTACGTGCTCGGTACGGCTCAGCCGTTGCGCAATTTGCGGCAATATATCAGTCCATTGCTCGAATAA